From the Lolium rigidum isolate FL_2022 chromosome 2, APGP_CSIRO_Lrig_0.1, whole genome shotgun sequence genome, one window contains:
- the LOC124690404 gene encoding plant intracellular Ras-group-related LRR protein 2-like: MADPSPTSHPILAYVLRRLPSIKTGSPRLSSPRDPEQPPPPSPSPRAPSGPAEFELVERMPGLRHPSVLASMTRAVADITCARDAIRHLDPRPDHELVDAARAFLRSHAQVGDPVGPGQEEIEEKVAASREVVRLDEEHEAYGALLREAEEKLERVYRMAMHGRDVVEAGGKRGEDEGSGAVDEEVVRVLKEAEEGKVVERVILADRQLRHLPEHFGRIRGLIVLDVSRNQLQAVPDAIGGLEHLEELRLASNALVALPDSIGLLSNLKILDVSGNKLRTLPDSISKCRSLVELDASYNVLAYLPTGIGHELVNLQKLWVHLNKLRSLPSSICEMRSLRLLDAHFNELHGLPTAFGNLVALESLNLSSNFSDMRDLPASFCDLLGLRELDLSNNQIHELPDCFGRLERLERLCLDQNPLAVPPSEVVAKGAGAVREYMTKRLQDEEERRRNAIVAAESPKASSPIAWLSRSVSSLSTWAKQETAAEEDKFLEQEL; encoded by the exons ATGGCCGATCCGTCCCCGACCTCACACCCGATCCTCGCCTACGTGCTCCGGCGGCTCCCCTCGATCAAGACGGGGTCGCCGAGGCTGTCCTCCCCGCGCGACCccgagcagccgccgccgccgtccccgtccCCGCGCGCCCCGTCGGGCCCCGCGGAGTTCGAGCTCGTGGAGCGCATGCCGGGCCTCCGCCACCCGTCCGTCCTCGCCTCCATGACGCGCGCCGTCGCCGACATCACCTGCGCGCGCGACGCGATCCGCCACCTCGACCCCCGCCCCGACCACGAGCTCGTCGACGCCGCTCGCGCCTTCCTCCGATCGCACGCCCAGGTGGGAGACCCCGTCGGGCCGGGGcaggaggagatcgaggagaaGGTGGCGGCGAGCCGGGAGGTGGTGCGGCTGGACGAGGAGCACGAGGCGTACGGGGCCCtgctgcgggaggcggaggagaagCTCGAGCGGGTGTACCGGATGGCCATGCACGGGAGGGACGTGGTGGAGGCCGGCGGCAAgagaggggaggacgaggggtcCGGCGCTGTGGACGAGGAGGTGGTGCGGGTGCTCAAGGAGGCGGAGGAAGGGAAGGTCGTGGAGAGAGTGATCCTCGCCGACCGGCAGCTGCGCCACCTGCCCGAGCACTTCGGCCGGATCCGCGGCCTCATCGTGCTCGACGTCTCGCGCAACCAGCTCCAG GCTGTCCCAGATGCCATTGGCGGGCTTGAACACCTGGAAGAACTCCGCCTCGCTTCCAACGCCTTGGTCGCCCTGCCGGACTCCATCGGGCTCCTCTCCAACCTGAAGATTCTCGACGTCTCCGGCAACAAGCTGAGGACTCTGCCGGACAGCATCTCAAAATGCAG GTCACTGGTGGAGCTGGACGCGAGCTACAACGTCCTGGCGTACCTCCCGACGGGCATCGGCCACGAGCTGGTGAACCTGCAGAAGCTGTGGGTGCACCTTAACAAGCTACGCTCCCTGCCGTCCTCCATCTGCGAGATGCGGTCCCTGCGCCTCCTGGACGCGCACTTCAACGAGCTCCACGGCCTGCCCACCGCCTTCGGCAACCTGGTGGCGCTCGAGTCGCTCAACCTCAGCAGCAACTTCAGCGACATGCGCGACCTGCCGGCCTCATTCTGCGACCTGCTCGGCCTCCGCGAGCTCGACCTCAGCAACAACCAGATACACGAGCTGCCGGACTGCTTCGGCCGCCTGGAGCGGCTCGAGCGCCTCTGCCTGGACCAGAACCCGCTGGCCGTGCCGCCCAGTGAGGTGGTCGCCAAGGGGGCGGGCGCGGTGAGGGAGTACATGACCAAGAGGCtgcaggacgaggaggagcgGCGGAGGAATGCCATCGTGGCGGCCGAGAGCCCCAAGGCGTCGTCTCCGATCGCGTGGCTGTCCCGCAGCGTGTCGTCGCTGAGCACCTGGGCGAAGcaggagacggcggcggaggaggacaagTTCCTCGAGCAGGAGCTGTGA
- the LOC124687867 gene encoding anaphase-promoting complex subunit 15-like, translating to MLQFPAMMRQWPSPPLIPASTLLPVHVTTQEDELLLAMAESDLEDKLNAIRKTNSNLVIIGKPTNDIKEEYDAEVEEDDADNVDESDGDDFDQETG from the exons ATGCTGCAGTTCCCGGCGATGATGCGGCagtggccgtcgccgccgctgatCCCGGCGTCCACGCTCCTCCCCGTGCACGTCACCACCCAggaggacgagctcctcctcgccaTGGCCGAGTCCGATCTCGAGGACAAG CTGAACGCGATCCGCAAGACCAACAGCAACCTGGTGATCATAGGCAAGCCCACCAACGACATCaaggaggagtacgacgccgaggtggaggaggacgacgccgacaACGTCGATGAGTCCGACGGCGACGACTTCGACCAGGAAACCGGCTGA
- the LOC124692744 gene encoding inorganic phosphate transporter 2-1, chloroplastic-like, whose translation MSQSSPFFSIARAHAGAGGRAAAAALLLHRPAAQLPPSIHCPRRLPLVKVSSAKTVSSRLGLPRATLSSFANADDGSSAKPDSSDEQNGGSELSEMAKAFHISPRMAISISVVIAFAALTVPLAMRSLIFHGTTKMKVLAYLTLLSGFYMAWNIGANDVANAMGTSVGSGALTLRQAVLTAAVLEFSGAFLMGTHVTSTMQKGILVTSVFQGNDPLLFAGLLSSLAAAGTWLQVASSYGWPVSTTHCIVGAMVGFGLVYGGVNAVFWSSLARVSSSWVISPLMGAAVSFLVYKCIRRFVYSAPNPGQAAAASAPIAVFTGVTAISFAAFPLSKILHIAVLQALACGAIGAIFVSRAIKKQLGDLLSSEAEKIASADNTDVQQGGFDVAGPRGAQLQIVYGVFGYMQVLSACFMSFAHGGNDVSNAIGPLAAALSLLQGVASSAEIVIPTEVLAWGGFGIVAGLTMWGYRVIATIGKKITELTPTRGFAAEFAAASVVLFASKLGLPISATHTLVGAVMGVGFARGLNRVRSETVREIVVSWLITIPVGALLSVFYTLILTKILKYFM comes from the exons ATGTCTCAATCTTCTCCTTTCTTTTCCATTGCACGTGCACATGCTGGAGCAGGGGGGCGAGCTGCGGCTGCCGCTCTCCTGCTCCATCGCCCTGCCGCCCAGCTGCCACCTAGCATTCACTGTCCGAGGCGCCTCCCTCTGGTCAAAGTGTCATCTGCCAAGACAGTGAGCTCACGCCTGGGGCTTCCGCGCGCCACACTATCCTCATTTGCAAATGCTGACGATGGCTCCAGCGCAAAACCAGATTCCTCGGATGAGCAGAACGGGGGATCCGAGCTGTCAGAGATGGCAAAGGCATTCCATATTTCACCACGGATGGCGATTTCAATATCCGTGGTGATTGCATTTGCAGCTCTGACCGTGCCACTGGCGATGCGCTCGCTGATCTTTCATGGGACGACCAAAATGAAGGTGTTGGCCTATCTGACCCTGTTGTCAGGATTCTACATGGCATGGAATATCGGAGCGAATGATGTGGCAAACGCCATGGGGACGTCAGTAGGATCTGGAGCTCTGACACTCCGGCAGGCAGTGCTGACTGCAGCTGTGCTAGAGTTCTCTGGTGCATTCCTTATGGGTACCCATGTCACCAGCACCATGCAGAAGGGCATCCTCGTCACGTCTGTCTTCCAAGGAAATGATCCTCTGCTCTTCGCTGGATTGCTCTCCTCCCTTGCTGCTGCTGGTACATGGTTGCAG GTTGCTTCCTCTTACGGCTGGCCTGTGTCAACTACACATTGTATTGTTGGCGCCATGGTTGGTTTTGGACTGGTATATGGAGGGGTCAATGCAGTTTTCTGGAGCTCCTTGGCTAGAGTATCTTCATCCTGGGTTATTTCTCCATTGATGGGTGCTGCGGTCTCATTTCTTGTTTACAAGTGCATACGCAGG TTCGTATACAGCGCACCAAATCCAGGCCAGGCTGCAGCTGCTTCTGCACCAATTGCAGTTTTTACTGGTGTCACTGCAATCTCGTTTGCCGCTTTCCCTCTCAGCAAGATACTTCATATTGCAGTGCTGCAAGCATTAGCTTGTGGGGCAATAGGAGCCATCTTTGTTAGCAGGGCAATAAAAAAACAACTTGGTGACCTGCTGTCTTCAGAAGCAGAAAAGATCGCATCGGCTGACAATACAGATGTTCAGCAAGGTGGATTTGACGTTGCTGGTCCTAGAGGAGCTCAATTGCAGATCGTCTATGGCGTATTTGGCTACATGCAGGTCCTGTCAGCATGCTTCATGTCATTCGCTCATGGAGGCAATGATGTCTCCAATGCCATAGGGCCTCTGGCAGCAGCTTTGTCCCTTCTTCAGGGCGTAGCAAGCAGCGCTGAGATAGTCATACCAACCGAAGTCCTTGCTTGGGGTGGTTTTGGAATTGTCGCAGGGCTTACAATGTGGGGTTATAGAGTGATAGCAACAATTGGCAAGAAAATCACTGAATTAACACCCACAAGGGGGTTTGCAGCAGAGTTTGCGGCGGCTTCTGTGGTCTTGTTTGCATCTAAGCTTGGGTTGCCAATATCTGCTACACATACACTTGTTGGTGCAGTGATGGGTGTGGGATTTGCAAGAGGGCTCAACAGAGTCAGATCAGAGACAGTGCGGGAAATTGTGGTCTCATGGTTGATCACAATTCCAGTTGGTGCTTTGCTATCAGTCTTCTATACATTGATCTTGACCAAGATTCTGAAATACTTTATGTGA